The following proteins are co-located in the Thermus tengchongensis genome:
- the cmk gene encoding (d)CMP kinase, giving the protein MRGIVTIDGPSASGKSSVAQRVALALGVPYLSSGLLYRAAAFLALRAGVDPGDEAGLLALLEGFRVRLLPEREGNRVLADGEDLTPFLHTPEVDRVVSQVARHKGVRAWVNARLKEVPPPFVAEGRDMGTAVFPEAPHKFYLTARPEVRARRRAKERPQDYEEVLRDLLLRDELDRGQSAPAPDALVIDTSEMGLEAVVARVLSHIQD; this is encoded by the coding sequence ATGCGCGGGATCGTGACCATCGACGGGCCCTCGGCCTCGGGGAAGAGCTCCGTGGCCCAAAGGGTGGCCCTGGCCTTGGGGGTGCCCTACCTCAGCAGCGGCCTCCTCTACCGGGCGGCGGCCTTTTTGGCCCTCAGGGCGGGGGTGGACCCGGGGGACGAGGCGGGGCTTCTGGCCCTTCTGGAAGGTTTTCGTGTGCGCCTCCTGCCGGAAAGGGAGGGTAACCGGGTGCTGGCGGATGGGGAAGACCTTACCCCCTTCCTCCACACTCCCGAGGTGGACCGGGTGGTCTCCCAGGTGGCCCGCCACAAGGGGGTGCGGGCCTGGGTGAACGCACGCCTCAAGGAGGTGCCCCCTCCTTTCGTGGCCGAGGGGCGGGACATGGGGACGGCAGTCTTCCCGGAAGCGCCCCACAAGTTCTACCTCACTGCCCGTCCCGAGGTGCGGGCCAGGAGGCGGGCCAAGGAGCGGCCCCAGGACTACGAAGAGGTGCTACGGGACCTCCTCCTAAGGGATGAGCTGGACCGGGGTCAAAGCGCCCCGGCCCCCGATGCTTTGGTCATCGACACCAGCGAGATGGGCCTCGAGGCGGTGGTGGCCCGGGTGCTCTCCCACATCCAGGACTGA
- the aroA gene encoding 3-phosphoshikimate 1-carboxyvinyltransferase, with translation MDRAFLDLAPCGPLRGALRVPGDKSVTHRGLMLLALSEGEGRLFYPLKAGDTLSTARALQALGAEIAEEGPHFRVRGRGLSLKEPEDVLDCGNAGTLMRLLLGILAGQEGLFAVLTGDASLRRRPMGRVAEPLRAMGASIEGREGGKKAPLAVRGRALNGISYTLPVPSAQVKSALLLAGLFAEGVTEVVEPVPTRDHTERLFRHFGLPLEAEGPRIRTRRADPFPARDLTVPGDFSSAAFFLVAALVTPGSEVVVEGVGLNPTRTGLLKVLQEMGADLEWRVLEGEAGEPVGWIRARYSPLKGVSVDPGLIPLMVDEVPALAAAAAWAEGETHIPNLSELRVKESDRVRAIAHNLRALGVTVEEGPDWLRIQGGGVQRGEVEPFHDHRIAMAFAVAGLPVGVRVWEPHWAEISYPGFFGDLQRLCAGS, from the coding sequence ATGGACCGCGCCTTTTTGGACCTGGCCCCCTGTGGCCCCCTGCGGGGTGCCTTGCGGGTGCCGGGGGACAAGTCCGTGACCCACCGGGGCCTCATGCTCCTGGCCCTGAGCGAGGGGGAAGGGAGGCTTTTCTACCCCTTGAAGGCCGGGGACACCCTCTCCACCGCCCGCGCCCTTCAGGCCTTGGGGGCGGAGATCGCGGAGGAAGGCCCCCACTTCCGGGTGCGAGGGCGGGGCCTAAGCCTTAAGGAGCCGGAAGACGTTCTGGACTGCGGCAACGCCGGCACCCTCATGCGCCTCCTCTTGGGCATCCTGGCGGGGCAGGAGGGGCTTTTCGCCGTGCTCACCGGGGACGCCTCCTTGCGCCGCCGTCCCATGGGCCGGGTGGCCGAGCCCCTCCGGGCCATGGGGGCCTCCATAGAGGGAAGGGAAGGGGGTAAAAAGGCCCCCCTGGCGGTGCGGGGAAGGGCCCTAAACGGGATTTCCTACACCCTTCCCGTGCCCAGCGCCCAGGTGAAAAGTGCCCTCCTCCTGGCCGGACTTTTTGCCGAGGGCGTCACGGAGGTGGTGGAGCCTGTGCCCACCCGGGACCACACGGAAAGGCTTTTCCGTCACTTCGGGCTTCCCTTGGAAGCCGAGGGCCCGCGCATCCGCACCCGTAGGGCCGACCCCTTCCCTGCCAGGGACCTCACCGTGCCCGGGGACTTCTCCTCGGCGGCCTTTTTCCTGGTGGCGGCCCTGGTCACCCCGGGCTCCGAGGTGGTGGTGGAGGGGGTGGGCCTGAACCCCACCCGTACTGGCCTTCTCAAGGTGCTCCAGGAGATGGGGGCCGACCTGGAGTGGCGGGTTTTGGAAGGGGAGGCGGGGGAGCCCGTGGGCTGGATACGCGCTCGCTATAGCCCCCTGAAGGGAGTTTCCGTGGACCCCGGCCTCATCCCCCTCATGGTGGACGAGGTACCCGCCCTGGCCGCCGCCGCCGCCTGGGCGGAAGGGGAAACCCACATACCGAACCTTTCCGAGCTCCGGGTGAAGGAGTCGGACCGGGTGAGGGCCATCGCCCACAACCTGAGGGCCCTGGGGGTGACGGTGGAGGAGGGGCCCGACTGGCTCCGCATCCAGGGGGGCGGGGTGCAAAGAGGGGAGGTGGAGCCCTTCCACGACCACCGCATCGCCATGGCCTTTGCCGTGGCGGGCCTGCCCGTGGGGGTCAGGGTCTGGGAGCCCCATTGGGCGGAGATCTCCTACCCCGGCTTTTTCGGGGACCTCCAGCGGCTATGCGCGGGATCGTGA